TTAAGGTCTAAGTTTGCCTATTTCACAAAATAATCATGCTATGTAAAGGTGAGGAGATCTGTTAAATTTTTATTGGACAACCTATTAAATTAAATAGAGCAGTAGAAGACTTTGGCTGCAATTGGAGAAGTATGCAGACTTAAATTCAACCACCGAAAGATGTCTTAGTGTTGATTATAAAATTAGTGCATTGATATATTAGATTTACTCCAATAGAATATACTTATCATATTCTCTCTTTTATGATGACTATAAGGAAGTATACCAATGCCTTCGAAATAATTCAAAGAAATACAACATTGTCTTGCCTTAAACCTTCAGTGAAGTTTGGAGATTCCTTTTTGCAGGATTTGTTTACAATAGCAACAGACATGGTCTGACTACCTTCTAGTTTAACCTTTGTTATTAAAGAATTTTCAATACTTGAAGGTTTAGTTTTCTTTGGTTAGAAATTAATTTGGATACATTTCTACCTGTTTCCTTTCTAGTATGTAATTATATCTTCGCAGAAACATGCAGcgcttattcttcttcttgaatgGGAAATATGATTAATGAATTAGTAGATGCTAAGACAGGTTTTGAATCCAGGTTTCTGGTATGATAACCAGAAACCCACATGCTTTGCGAACATAAAACTTGTCAGAGAATACAAGAGGTTGGTACAATTTAAGGCTCCAGAAGTAAAACCTAGCTATATAATTGCGACATTGTATGCTTGTGGCCATTACTCTAGAATTTTCAATATTCTTAGACTCTTAGTGCCATTTGGACCGAGGATGGCCACGAGGCAGTGCATTTCAAATGTTGTCAACCATTCAAACAAGATTATCCATCCTTTTAAATGCTCAAAAGATACCAGtaataaaattcaaaactgCATGGATCATTCTTCAAAAGATTACATCATCTAACTAAACATAATGTGTACCTTAGTCTGCTTATTATACAGGAGAAATAATCTTATCCATTATAGTTACTAAGTTTTAAACTAACactaaccccaaaccccaaaccccaaaccccaaaccccaaaccctaaaccataaaccctgaaccaatagaaaaaatacaaataaatggAAAACTTATAGTCCTTAATGTTTCTGCATTACCTTAATATGCTTATTATATTGTTTCCCCTCTGTCCCCAATTTAACtggatttgttggaaagctgcATGACATAGTAGCCACCCCTTCATAGTACCAGTTAAATACTTTGAAACTGTTACTTGATTATTTCAGGAGTTGGTTACAAACTAGACCCAATTTTTTCATTTGCAAAGATTGCTGCACCTTTGGCATAGGTATATGTTTGCTTGGATTGACAAATATGATATTCTTTCTCCTTATGTGAAGTATTAAGCATATCCATTTGTAATACcacaaggaacaggctcattgttgtttcCTGGGGTCTTCCCCCCCCCNNNNNNNNNNNNNNNNNNNNcccccccccccctccccccaggGTTTTGCCGCCCTTCTTGTggctcttttttccctttttgcctTTGGGCTTGTAtatcccttctcttttctttcctcttggcaatgaattatttattcacccataAACATAAACATTAGAATATCCATTTGTGATTTAGTAATCCATGCCCTCCCGATGACAACCCACCCCCCATGGAAGGATCGAATTGTCATCGAGTTTcacgaggaggaggatgagaCCTTATGGAGTCACAACTTTAATGAATGCATCCACAACCTGACCATTAGTAGAGATGAAATGGACCAAGTTTCACCAAAAAGTAAACGAGAATGTAATATGTTTCTCCTTCAGGTCATCAGAAGCATGAAAGATGAGATCTTCTGTAAACTGTCCTAGTTCTGCAACACAACAAAATCGGATGCAAGAGACCAACCATGGATGCGGTAGTTCAAGCTCTATAGAATGCGAAGATAAGCCACAGGCCCATAGAGCAGATATGCTATGAAGAAGTTCTATATGTTTGATTCCATTGCACACAAATGAATTCTAATGTTTTTCGTTGTGAATGACTGAACAGTTTCCCCAACGAGTTGCAGCTCACTGTgacagcaattttttttttcgtgacttctaatattttttttcttgtgaatGAATGAACAGTTTCCCAAGGAATTGCAGCTCTCTGTGACACAGTATATATGCTTTATTTTCCCTGAGTTCTAATGTTTTTCCTTGTGAATGATTGAACAGTTCCCCCAAGAAATATCTCAAAGAATTAGCCCAGAAATATGCAATTCCCACTTTTGGTGTACATATTCTCcctccttttaaaaaaaattaacaccaATATTATCAATAACAAAAATCCCAATATGGAGAAATTATGATCATctatttgaagaaaaattgaagCAAAATGCATCAAAAGTGGCTGCCCATCAATTGGATAGTCCATATAGATGGCAATCCATCACTACCATTACAATACAATCAGCTTACAGATATAAAATATttgtaagagaaaaaaaaaataagaaagagtaTTACAAGGTAGAAATTTATATTGCTAACCTTTAACTCCCACCTTCTGATTGCAATCAACACTGTACAACTCTAATCTTCAAAATATTGTGGCTTTAATGAGAATTTCATGAGATTCAAGCCttcagaaaaaaggaaaaccagAAATATTTTTGACTGAGGTTACCAATAATCCCCACACGAACAAATGCCATCCCTGAAGTGGTGGAAACGGTTTACATCTCGAACAAGAATTTCTCTATTTGTAAACTTGGAGATGAATTTGGTCATAGAATGACAATCCTCACACAATCTCAGGTTCTTGGTAATCCGGATTGTTTCACCATTACTACTGTTTATGAGTCCAAAGGCAACTGCCAGCTTCTCACTGTGGCCCAATACAATTTGTTCCTTTTCTGTCTGATCAACGTCATAGAGCACAAACTTGGTATCTGGAACAAGACCTTTCTCCTTCATCTCCATTAACAACTGGACCAACAAAGCATGGAGCTGTTCTATTTGTGGATTTAGTTCATCAACAGAGAGAAATGAgtacatcttcttctttatttcaatCCAACTACAACCAGGGACTTTTTGCAATCGTTGAGCATCCAGAAGCTTCTTAACTCTACTCACTTCATCCCACTTCTTAGCTTCTGCATAGGTATCGGCCAAAAGCACATAATTACCAGCATTTGTAGGCTCAAGCTTAAAGAGCCGTAGGCTAGCTCTCTCTGCAAGCTCGACATCGCAATGAATCCTACTTGCGCCAAGAAGAGAACCCCAAACTGTTGGTCCTGGTTCAATCCGCATCTCCTCTATAATCTTTACAGCTTCTTCTAACCTGCCAGCACGCCCTAGAAGATCCACCAAACAAGCATAGTGCTCTGCACTGGGGGAAATCCCATGTTGAGAAACCATAGACTTGAACAATTTCTTCCCCTCCTCAACAAGCCCGATGTGGCTACAAGCTCCCAAAACACTCACAAATGTAATGGAATTGGGTGAAAATCCGCTTTCAATCATTCTTTGAAAAACCTGGACTGCTTCCACCCCAAAACCATGAATTCCATAACTTGAGATCATGGAATTCCAAGAAACTACATCTCTCCTATCCATCCGACTAAAGACATGAACTGCAATTTCTAGACTACCACATTTTGCATATGTGGACACAAGGGCATTTATTACTGTCAGGATAGAATCAAGACCCCTCCGGAGGACATAACCATGCATCAACTTCGCTTGTCCCAAAGCAGCCAAAGCAGCGCAAGCTTGAAGAACACTAACCATAGTCACTGAATTTGGAACAGCATTTTGGGTTTGGGCTATCATCTCACAAAATAACTCTAACGCCTCAAAAGGTTTCCCATTCTTTGCATAGCACGCAATCATGGCACTCCAAGAGACCACATTTCTCTCAGGCATCTCATCAAACAATTGTGCCGCCTGAGAAACATACCCATACCTTGCATACACATCCACCAAAGTAGTGGCAACATGAACATGAGATTCAAAACCATGTCTTAGAATGTGACCATGGATCTCTTTCACCTTTGGCAGAAGCGAAATCGAAGAGTTTGATGATGAAACACATGCCTTAAGTATATACGGGTAAGTGAATCTATCAGAGGGAATCCCAGTTTGGTTCATCTGATGGTAGAGAGAGAGTGCTTCCTCCCCACGACCCGCCAGTGCAAGCGCTCTGATGAGTGCATTCCACACAAAGATTGTTCTCTCAAGAGTTTTATCAAATACGTAGCGAGCATTCTCAATGGAGTCAAAATGGGAATACATATTAATGAGTTTGGTCGCCAAGAATGGATCTTGATCAAACCCATCTTCAACAATGTGACGATGTACTGCTAAACCGTCAGACAGAGAGTTCCGATCAATGCAAGAGAGAATTAAGAACTCGTAGGTCTGCTGGGTGGGATTGGGTTCATTGGGGAGGATTCGAAGAGCTTGTTTGAGGTTTCCTTGCTTGCAGAGAGATTGGATTAATTGATTATTGTTGGTAGGATTTTGTAACGAGACCGAGGCATTCTTTGATGAAAGAGCAATCAGGGGTAAGTGTTTTGGCGCGAAAGAAATCTGAAGGGTTGGGGGAGTTTGAAACATCGACATGATAAACTGGCGGTGGTGGCATTAGACCGTTGGCAGATATGATACTTTTCAACCACTTTTCAGCGTTTCACTGAGTTTCGAGTTCCCGATTCACTCCATCTCAAAAATCTGATCTACTCAGAGACTCAGAGTGAAGCTAAGGGTGTCAACCGCTACGGTTTAGATATTTTGGTACGGTACAGAATAAGGAGTTGGACATTGAAACCATACTATAACGAGAACGTTCTAAGGGCGCGTTTGGTAGTTATtcagattttgatttattttattttatgggaaCAAAAGTAccgaataaagcgtttggtgataacttggtgtttttcagtttttttaaaacaaaaaggaaaaaaaaaaatagaaacgcaaaatgatagAATGATGGAATCTTATTCCGTTATTtcggtttcgttccaaatacaaaaaaaaaaaaaaaaaaaaaaaattgaacaactaGGCTAATCGTTCcagaaacaggttcaccaaacaccctttttttttttaaagacatTTTGGCATAGAaactaaaaattttgtttttgacactAAACATCATCTCTGAATTGAATGACTAATAAATGCAGCCAAAATTTTCAATATGAATACCGAATTGATTCAATACGATTTTTATTTGGTATAAATACGATTTTATTATGATTTCTATTCGGTACATACCGGTCggttttattttgaataatgaTATTGTACCAAATCAAGAAAAACATCTTTTTTTATACAGAAAATTGTATCAAATCTCCTTTATTTGATTCAGTTTGGTAAAATTTTAAACAATCAGTTTTGATATCAATATTTGGTATGGATACCAAATTGACATCCACACAAATAGATATAAAAGGGATCAGATTTTTAGGTTTTATGGAGAATCATTTTACCGCCCTTTGTGTTTGGGCACACACCACTCGAACAGGGAGCGTTCAATTTCCCTTTGATAAGATGATGGgcagtttcaactttcaagtagCAGTCTTGCCATATAGCCTCCTAGGATTGGAGAACGTCTGTACCGTACAAGGTCGCATACATGATTCAAATCTCTAAAGCGCATGAGGGTGAATTGGCCACTAGAAATTGAAATGAGCAATTAATCACCAAATCCCCAAGTCTGATAATCCTCAATTCTCAAAATGGTAAATGaactaggaaataaaaagaGTGGATCTTCTTCTTGGCCCTCTTCACCATGGCCACTAAAAAGAAGCACaagcaatgaaaaaaaaaaaattacttcttCTAACAGATCTATAAGATTTCTTAGTTAAGAATTTAGTAAAGGCTTGGGAGGATTGAATTCAGATCCCCTCCCATCGGGGTAATTTGTATCTCTTATTTTGTGTCTTGTTGGTTTTTCTCTAGTCACCCTCGACTAGAGGAGATCTAAATACCTTGGGACCTGCTGTATCATGATTCTTCtgtttgggattttatttttattttatttttatttatttttatttatttatttattt
This genomic stretch from Macadamia integrifolia cultivar HAES 741 chromosome 2, SCU_Mint_v3, whole genome shotgun sequence harbors:
- the LOC122059153 gene encoding pentatricopeptide repeat-containing protein At3g46790, chloroplastic — protein: MSMFQTPPTLQISFAPKHLPLIALSSKNASVSLQNPTNNNQLIQSLCKQGNLKQALRILPNEPNPTQQTYEFLILSCIDRNSLSDGLAVHRHIVEDGFDQDPFLATKLINMYSHFDSIENARYVFDKTLERTIFVWNALIRALALAGRGEEALSLYHQMNQTGIPSDRFTYPYILKACVSSSNSSISLLPKVKEIHGHILRHGFESHVHVATTLVDVYARYGYVSQAAQLFDEMPERNVVSWSAMIACYAKNGKPFEALELFCEMIAQTQNAVPNSVTMVSVLQACAALAALGQAKLMHGYVLRRGLDSILTVINALVSTYAKCGSLEIAVHVFSRMDRRDVVSWNSMISSYGIHGFGVEAVQVFQRMIESGFSPNSITFVSVLGACSHIGLVEEGKKLFKSMVSQHGISPSAEHYACLVDLLGRAGRLEEAVKIIEEMRIEPGPTVWGSLLGASRIHCDVELAERASLRLFKLEPTNAGNYVLLADTYAEAKKWDEVSRVKKLLDAQRLQKVPGCSWIEIKKKMYSFLSVDELNPQIEQLHALLVQLLMEMKEKGLVPDTKFVLYDVDQTEKEQIVLGHSEKLAVAFGLINSSNGETIRITKNLRLCEDCHSMTKFISKFTNREILVRDVNRFHHFRDGICSCGDYW